The following coding sequences lie in one Conexibacter woesei Iso977N genomic window:
- a CDS encoding DUF2652 domain-containing protein produces the protein MASERTLLLIADIGGYTDYMRTHRMSLAHAEVNTARLLEAVIDAAGDFDLIEIEGDAAFLSRPADALDDDATAAAMTAAVAAMHRAFHVERRYVATNLCPCDACEQAENLKLKFVAHVGEVATQTIRDRRKLVGIDVILVHRLLKNPVQDPEYVLFSEDLYRSGGTAFDPVRELPQDLEGIGPVLTYVAGIEGVAGSAPALPDPGWLERLGRTAGVAGRGLPYMLGLKRTRRVASGG, from the coding sequence ATGGCGTCAGAACGCACACTGCTCCTGATCGCCGACATCGGCGGCTACACCGACTACATGCGGACCCACCGGATGAGCCTCGCCCATGCCGAGGTCAACACCGCGCGGCTGCTGGAGGCCGTCATCGACGCGGCCGGCGACTTCGACCTGATCGAGATCGAGGGCGACGCCGCGTTCCTCTCGCGCCCCGCGGACGCCCTCGACGACGACGCGACGGCGGCGGCCATGACCGCGGCGGTCGCCGCGATGCACCGCGCGTTCCACGTCGAGCGCCGCTACGTCGCGACCAACCTGTGCCCGTGCGACGCCTGCGAGCAGGCCGAGAACCTCAAGCTGAAGTTCGTCGCCCACGTCGGCGAGGTCGCGACCCAGACGATCCGCGACCGGCGCAAGCTCGTCGGGATCGACGTGATCCTCGTGCACCGGCTGCTGAAGAACCCGGTGCAGGACCCCGAGTACGTGCTCTTCTCGGAGGACCTCTACCGCTCCGGCGGGACGGCGTTCGACCCGGTGCGCGAGCTGCCGCAGGACCTGGAGGGCATCGGCCCGGTGCTGACCTACGTCGCCGGCATCGAGGGCGTCGCGGGCTCAGCCCCCGCGCTGCCGGACCCAGGCTGGCTCGAGCGCCTCGGCCGGACCGCGGGCGTCGCCGGCCGCGGGTTGCCCTACATGTTGGGGTTGAAGCGCACCCGCCGCGTCGCCTCCGGCGGCTGA
- the lgt gene encoding prolipoprotein diacylglyceryl transferase encodes MRVVTLAAIPSPSESGVRLGPLFVHAYGLMYVIGVLAAVALTRALWTRRGGDRDVVADVALWGFPAGLIGGRLYFLATSWNEVPNHWWGPLAIWKGGLGIWGGIALGTLVGIWRLRRAGVDVAAFMDCAAPGLLVAQAIGRVGNYFNQELFGGPTSLPWGLRIDAAHRPDGYGAFSTFQPTFLYELIFNLMLAALLVVLVRRGRIRAPGVFALYVAGYSGFRIFEESLRIDPAHHILGLRLNFFVAITLCATGLAWFAWTQRTRFTRRTARRGGALLAAGWATLSMAACGHDHHRHDGATPAAPAAVIAQR; translated from the coding sequence ATGAGGGTCGTGACCCTCGCCGCGATCCCCAGCCCCTCCGAGAGCGGTGTCCGTCTCGGCCCGCTGTTCGTGCACGCCTACGGGTTGATGTACGTGATCGGCGTCCTGGCCGCCGTCGCGCTGACGCGCGCGCTCTGGACCCGCCGCGGCGGCGACCGCGACGTCGTCGCCGACGTCGCGCTGTGGGGCTTCCCGGCCGGGCTGATCGGCGGGCGGCTGTACTTCCTGGCGACGAGCTGGAACGAGGTGCCGAACCACTGGTGGGGGCCGCTGGCGATCTGGAAGGGCGGCCTCGGGATCTGGGGCGGGATCGCGCTCGGGACGCTCGTGGGCATCTGGCGGCTGCGGCGCGCCGGGGTCGACGTCGCGGCGTTCATGGACTGCGCCGCGCCCGGGCTGCTGGTCGCGCAGGCGATCGGCCGGGTGGGCAACTACTTCAACCAGGAGCTGTTCGGCGGGCCGACGTCGCTGCCCTGGGGCCTGCGGATCGACGCCGCGCACCGCCCGGACGGGTACGGCGCGTTCTCCACCTTCCAGCCGACGTTCCTGTATGAGTTGATCTTCAACCTCATGTTGGCCGCGTTGTTGGTGGTGTTGGTCCGGCGCGGCCGCATCCGGGCGCCCGGCGTCTTCGCGCTCTACGTCGCCGGCTACAGCGGCTTCCGCATCTTCGAGGAGTCGTTGCGCATCGACCCGGCCCACCACATCCTCGGCCTGCGCCTCAATTTCTTCGTGGCGATCACGCTCTGCGCGACCGGCCTCGCCTGGTTCGCCTGGACCCAGCGCACCCGCTTCACCCGCCGCACGGCCCGCCGCGGCGGCGCGCTGCTGGCCGCGGGCTGGGCGACGCTGTCGATGGCCGCCTGCGGCCACGACCACCACCGCCACGACGGCGCCACGCCCGCGGCGCCCGCCGCGGTCATCGCGCAGCGCTAG
- a CDS encoding CbtA family protein, producing the protein MVRSLLIRGMLVGAAAGFLAFLFAHHFGEPQVAHAIAFEDHLAKLHHDPAEAEIVSRGTQRTWGLLTGTLAMGTALGGLFALAFAWAYGRIGSWGPRATAAILAAAAYLTIVLVPFTKYPANPPTVGNPDTIGRRTVLYFVMIVISLAAALAAGRIRRSLLPRLGAWNAATVAVAAFVVLVAVAQLLLPVVHETPAGFPADVLYRFRLASLGINATIWLAVGLGFGYAAERLLSPAARRAPAAPAAATQHP; encoded by the coding sequence ATGGTTCGTTCCCTGCTCATCCGCGGGATGCTGGTCGGTGCCGCCGCCGGCTTCCTCGCGTTCCTCTTCGCCCACCACTTCGGTGAGCCGCAGGTCGCCCACGCGATCGCGTTCGAGGACCACCTCGCCAAGCTGCACCACGACCCGGCCGAGGCCGAGATCGTCTCCCGCGGCACGCAGCGCACGTGGGGCCTGCTGACCGGCACGCTCGCGATGGGCACCGCCCTCGGCGGCCTGTTCGCGCTCGCGTTCGCGTGGGCCTACGGCCGGATCGGCAGCTGGGGGCCGCGGGCGACCGCGGCGATCCTGGCGGCCGCCGCGTACCTGACGATCGTGCTCGTGCCGTTCACCAAGTACCCGGCCAACCCGCCGACGGTCGGCAACCCGGACACGATCGGGCGCCGCACGGTCCTGTACTTCGTGATGATCGTCATCTCGCTCGCCGCGGCGCTGGCCGCGGGCCGGATCCGGCGCTCGCTGCTCCCGCGCCTCGGCGCGTGGAACGCGGCGACGGTCGCCGTCGCGGCGTTCGTGGTCCTGGTCGCGGTCGCGCAGCTCCTGCTGCCGGTCGTCCACGAGACGCCCGCCGGCTTCCCGGCCGACGTGCTCTACCGGTTCCGGCTGGCCTCGCTGGGGATCAACGCGACGATCTGGCTGGCCGTCGGCCTCGGCTTCGGCTACGCCGCCGAGCGGCTGCTGAGCCCGGCCGCGCGCAGGGCCCCGGCCGCCCCCGCGGCGGCCACGCAGCACCCCTGA
- a CDS encoding APC family permease has protein sequence MSSEAQEARPGAGGGDAFADEQRHRMVKSLRLFDLIFFGIATVVSLDTIGQISSFGAETFTWMLLLVPLFVVPYAWIMSEMSGAFAQEGGPYYWMRLAFGRGWAGLGAVLYWITNPLWLGGSLCFIATETFSSQISHLASGSLLDYVFKLGFVWVGILVAVMSLRRGKWIPSVGAFVKIGLVAIVSVTVVIYAIKHGVHGYALKDFFSPTAAGFLGAVPVLVFALSGFECGTAASDEMEDARRDGPVYIMRSASISVLCYLIPVLAVLLVVPASKITGVAGFMDAVSTTFSVYGGAQDALVKLAGLAFIFTLLTQGAAWMMGSDRVLAAAGIDGTFPRWIGEFHPRLGTPVRVNLFSGAVATAFVIVAQNLTSGDAGTTFAIVLTVAISTVLMSYLIIYPSVLVLRRTMPDVPRPFVVPYGMTGLRLATGAATFFALLGSWVALFPGTLESLLGVDYDFHETWGVSRARFELLTLGTVAVIVVLTLVGLAAGRAERRREGLVEEGAVVVAAEPEASLSA, from the coding sequence GTGAGCAGCGAGGCCCAGGAGGCACGCCCCGGCGCGGGCGGCGGCGACGCGTTCGCCGACGAGCAGCGCCACCGGATGGTCAAGAGCCTGAGGCTCTTCGACCTGATCTTCTTCGGCATCGCGACGGTCGTGTCGCTGGACACGATCGGCCAGATCTCCAGCTTCGGCGCCGAGACGTTCACCTGGATGTTGCTCCTGGTGCCGCTGTTCGTGGTGCCCTACGCCTGGATCATGTCCGAGATGAGCGGCGCCTTCGCGCAGGAGGGCGGCCCGTACTACTGGATGCGGCTGGCCTTCGGCCGCGGCTGGGCCGGGCTCGGCGCCGTGTTGTACTGGATCACCAACCCCTTGTGGTTGGGCGGCTCGCTGTGCTTCATCGCGACCGAGACGTTCAGCTCGCAGATCTCGCACCTGGCGTCGGGGTCGTTGTTGGACTACGTGTTCAAGCTGGGGTTCGTGTGGGTCGGGATCCTCGTCGCGGTGATGTCGCTGCGGCGCGGCAAGTGGATCCCGTCGGTCGGCGCGTTCGTGAAGATCGGGCTGGTCGCGATCGTGTCGGTGACCGTCGTGATCTACGCGATCAAGCACGGCGTGCACGGCTACGCGCTGAAGGACTTCTTCTCGCCGACCGCCGCGGGCTTCCTCGGCGCCGTGCCGGTGCTCGTGTTCGCTTTGAGCGGCTTCGAGTGCGGGACCGCGGCCAGCGACGAGATGGAGGACGCGCGCCGTGACGGGCCGGTGTACATCATGAGGTCGGCCTCGATCTCGGTGCTCTGCTACCTGATCCCGGTGCTGGCCGTGCTGCTGGTCGTGCCGGCGAGCAAGATCACCGGCGTCGCGGGGTTCATGGACGCGGTCTCGACGACCTTCAGCGTCTACGGCGGCGCGCAGGACGCGCTCGTCAAGCTGGCCGGGCTGGCCTTCATCTTCACGCTGCTGACGCAGGGCGCCGCGTGGATGATGGGCTCGGACCGCGTGCTGGCGGCGGCCGGGATCGACGGGACGTTCCCGCGCTGGATCGGCGAGTTCCACCCGCGGCTGGGGACACCGGTGCGCGTGAACCTGTTCTCGGGCGCGGTCGCGACGGCGTTCGTGATCGTCGCGCAGAACCTCACGTCCGGTGACGCGGGGACGACGTTCGCGATCGTGCTGACGGTGGCGATCTCGACCGTGTTGATGTCCTACCTGATCATCTACCCGTCGGTGCTCGTGCTGCGGCGCACGATGCCGGACGTGCCGCGGCCGTTCGTCGTGCCGTACGGCATGACCGGGCTGCGCTTGGCGACGGGCGCGGCGACGTTCTTCGCGCTGCTCGGGTCGTGGGTCGCGCTGTTCCCGGGGACGCTGGAGTCGCTGCTCGGCGTCGACTACGACTTCCACGAGACGTGGGGCGTGTCGCGCGCGCGGTTCGAGCTGCTGACGCTCGGGACGGTCGCGGTGATCGTCGTGCTGACGCTCGTCGGGCTGGCCGCGGGGCGCGCCGAGCGGCGGCGCGAGGGGCTCGTGGAGGAGGGCGCGGTGGTCGTGGCGGCCGAGCCGGAGGCGAGCCTCAGCGCCTAG
- a CDS encoding 5-(carboxyamino)imidazole ribonucleotide synthase — translation MSDDVPVVGVVGGGQLARMLHQAAISLGVQVVVLDPDPECSAALAGARRVDGTWTSADDLVAFARSGVDVVTFDHELSAPEDLLALEAQSPVPVRPAPATKLAAQDKLHARRTFAALGLAVPAFAEVATWDEVTAFASGHGWPVVLKSARGGYDGRGVWILGEGDAAEGAEVLASGGTFLAEERVAIDHELAVMVARRPSGEVRAWPPFRTTQVDGICTDVTIASPATTSEQAAVTLALDLATQLDLSGVMAVELFVTGGGDIIINEIACRPHNSGHVTMDACITGQFEQHLRAVLDLPLGDTSSIVPAAAMVNILGGASAWDASRLAAALAVEDTTLHLYGKSHRPGRKLGHVNAIATTPHEALHHARAVADALGSA, via the coding sequence ATGAGCGACGACGTGCCCGTGGTCGGTGTCGTCGGCGGCGGGCAGCTGGCGCGCATGCTGCACCAGGCGGCGATCAGCCTCGGTGTGCAGGTTGTCGTCCTCGATCCGGACCCGGAGTGCTCGGCGGCGCTGGCGGGCGCGCGGCGGGTCGACGGGACGTGGACGTCGGCGGACGACCTGGTCGCCTTCGCGCGGTCGGGGGTCGACGTCGTGACGTTCGACCACGAGCTGTCGGCGCCGGAGGACCTGTTGGCGTTGGAGGCGCAGTCGCCGGTCCCGGTGCGGCCGGCGCCGGCGACCAAGCTGGCGGCACAGGACAAGCTCCACGCGCGGAGGACGTTCGCGGCGCTGGGGCTGGCCGTGCCCGCGTTCGCGGAGGTCGCCACGTGGGACGAGGTGACCGCCTTCGCGTCCGGCCACGGCTGGCCCGTCGTGCTGAAGTCCGCGCGCGGCGGCTACGACGGGCGCGGCGTCTGGATCCTGGGGGAGGGCGATGCCGCGGAGGGCGCGGAGGTGCTCGCCTCCGGCGGCACGTTCCTGGCCGAGGAGCGGGTCGCCATCGACCACGAGCTCGCCGTCATGGTCGCGCGGCGGCCCAGCGGCGAGGTCCGTGCCTGGCCGCCGTTCCGGACGACGCAGGTCGACGGCATCTGCACCGACGTGACGATCGCGTCTCCCGCGACCACGTCGGAGCAGGCGGCGGTCACGCTCGCCCTCGACCTCGCCACCCAGCTCGACCTCTCCGGTGTGATGGCCGTCGAGCTCTTCGTCACCGGTGGGGGCGACATCATCATCAACGAGATCGCCTGCCGCCCCCACAACTCCGGTCACGTGACGATGGACGCCTGCATCACCGGCCAGTTCGAGCAGCACCTCCGCGCGGTCCTCGACCTGCCCTTGGGCGACACGTCCTCCATCGTGCCCGCCGCGGCGATGGTGAACATCTTGGGCGGTGCCTCCGCCTGGGACGCCTCGCGCCTCGCCGCCGCGCTCGCCGTCGAGGACACGACGTTGCACCTCTACGGCAAGTCCCACCGCCCCGGCCGCAAGCTCGGCCACGTCAACGCCATCGCCACCACACCCCACGAAGCCCTTCACCACGCCCGCGCCGTCGCCGACGCGCTGGGCAGCGCCTAG
- a CDS encoding CbtB domain-containing protein: MSDVALERRAGAEVAPKPIASARELLPFVLFAGLVLMLFIYFVGAEEGATSLIGGSSVHEFVHDARHLLGFPCH; encoded by the coding sequence ATGTCTGACGTCGCTCTCGAGCGCCGCGCCGGAGCCGAAGTCGCACCGAAGCCGATCGCTTCGGCCCGCGAGCTGCTGCCGTTCGTCCTGTTCGCAGGGCTGGTCCTGATGTTGTTCATCTACTTCGTGGGCGCCGAGGAAGGCGCGACGTCGCTGATCGGCGGCAGCTCGGTCCACGAGTTCGTGCACGACGCCCGGCACCTGCTGGGCTTCCCCTGCCACTAG
- the purE gene encoding 5-(carboxyamino)imidazole ribonucleotide mutase yields MSRRVEPNNDVPPRVAIIMGSDSDWPVMRAAGEAVGEFGVGWEARVVSAHRTPEDMVAFARGAADRGIEVIVAGAGGAAHLPGMVASLTPLPVIGVPVAITKLDGMDALLSIVQMPAGVPVATVAVDGARNAGLLAVRILAAGDPGLRGAMLEFQETLAEQARAKDERLQDELRNA; encoded by the coding sequence GTGTCGCGACGCGTGGAGCCCAACAACGACGTGCCGCCGCGTGTGGCGATCATCATGGGGTCGGACTCGGATTGGCCGGTCATGCGCGCGGCCGGCGAGGCCGTCGGCGAGTTCGGCGTGGGGTGGGAGGCGCGGGTCGTCTCCGCCCACCGGACGCCGGAGGACATGGTGGCCTTCGCGCGCGGCGCGGCCGACCGCGGCATCGAGGTGATCGTCGCGGGCGCCGGCGGGGCCGCGCACCTGCCGGGCATGGTCGCGTCGCTGACGCCGCTGCCGGTGATCGGCGTGCCGGTCGCGATCACCAAGCTCGATGGGATGGACGCGCTGCTGTCGATCGTCCAGATGCCCGCGGGCGTGCCGGTCGCGACGGTCGCCGTCGACGGCGCGCGCAACGCCGGGCTGCTGGCGGTGCGGATCCTGGCGGCCGGCGATCCGGGGCTGCGCGGGGCGATGCTCGAGTTCCAGGAGACGCTCGCCGAGCAGGCGCGCGCGAAGGACGAGCGGCTCCAGGACGAGCTGAGGAACGCATGA
- a CDS encoding DUF3291 domain-containing protein, with protein sequence MDRHLAQLNVGRLLAPREDPMIADFMAGLDHVNARADAAPGFVWRLQTDEGNATSITPTEDPLFLVNMSTWTGLDALREYVYRDPEHLRYMRRRREWFEKVDLILVLWWVPAGHRPSVAEALERLEHLREHGPTPHAFTFRTAFDEADAGPVLSDDRCLA encoded by the coding sequence GTGGATCGCCATCTCGCCCAGCTCAACGTCGGGCGGCTGCTCGCCCCGCGCGAGGACCCGATGATCGCCGACTTCATGGCCGGCCTCGACCACGTCAACGCGCGCGCCGACGCCGCGCCCGGGTTCGTCTGGCGTCTGCAGACCGACGAGGGCAACGCCACGTCGATCACGCCCACCGAGGACCCGCTGTTCCTGGTGAACATGAGCACCTGGACCGGCCTCGACGCACTGCGCGAGTACGTCTACCGCGACCCGGAGCACCTGCGCTACATGCGCCGCCGGCGCGAGTGGTTCGAGAAGGTCGACCTGATCCTCGTGCTCTGGTGGGTCCCGGCGGGGCACCGGCCGTCGGTGGCCGAGGCGCTCGAGCGGCTGGAGCACCTGCGCGAGCACGGGCCGACGCCGCACGCGTTCACGTTCCGCACCGCGTTCGACGAGGCGGACGCGGGGCCGGTCCTCAGCGACGACCGCTGCCTGGCCTGA